A region from the Benincasa hispida cultivar B227 chromosome 12, ASM972705v1, whole genome shotgun sequence genome encodes:
- the LOC120092907 gene encoding ankyrin repeat-containing protein ITN1-like isoform X1, which yields MNPTQLTDQHASTFTFHLSDPSNSNIGHIPYSHPSKHNFDPSSFTFDHYNLEAPAPSNHTKDFVAEREERIISLEERINLYRAALKGDWESAESILVDNMSLLSASITRDKETALHIAAGAKHSVFVERLMEMITKEEVTTKNRHGNTALCFAAASGVVRIAELMVNKNNNLPLIRGFGDVTPLFMAVSYKCKPMASYLLSVTQLNHLTSQEKIELLIATIYSDFFDISLNILEHDPTLATTIDAKNNNETALHVMARKPSAINGGDRVNLWKSCITSVKGISNNKEEEMKTLARQLVESLWKHAVFELPQKELMRFIRHPSRVLHEAASVGNVEFLVLLIRRYPDIVWEEDDDGKSIFHVAVENRLEDVFNLIYEIGGLKDFSAKYRTTVKGKYNILHLAAKLAAPNHLNRVSGAALQMQRELIWYKEVEKIVLPSQLEAKCDDPHKLTPRELFIKEHKDLRKDGEAWMRNTANSCMLVSTLIATVIFAAAFTVPGGDDSEGTPIFQKKFWFTVFVISDAVALISSSSSILVFLSILTSRYAEDDFLHSLPSQLLIGFTSLFISIVCMVVAFSSTFFMHYHNNTNMWVPTTVATTTIVPVLCFCVLQSKLWADIFHNTYLSKYLFKPSQRKLSSSSRITSFFSSSTTSPSVLPLPNSIVSPEISPEISPEISPDFP from the exons ATGAACCCTACACAGCTTACAGATCAACATGCCTCAACTTTTACTTTCCATCTTTCTGATCCCAGCAACTCAAATATTGGCCACATCCCATATTCACATCCCTCTAAACACAACTTCGATCCTTCGTCCTTTACATTTGACCACTACAATTTGGAAGCTCCCGCTCCCTCCAATCATACAAAAGACTTTGTCGCAGAAA GGGAAGAAAGAATTATAAGTCTTGAAGAAAGGATTAATTTGTATCGAGCTGCACTTAAGGGCGATTGGGAAAGCGCTGAATCTATATTGGTAGACAACATGAGTTTGTTAAGTGCTTCAATAACTCGAGACAAGGAGACAGCTCTCCATATTGCAGCTGGAGCCAAACACAGCGTCTTTGTGGAAAGGCTTATGGAAATGATTACCAAAGAGGAAGTTACTACGAAAAATAGACATGGAAATACTGCCTTATGCTTTGCTGCTGCTTCGGGAGTTGTAAGAATTGCTGAGCTGATGgttaacaaaaacaataatcTTCCCCTTATTCGTGGCTTTGGCGATGTTACTCCACTTTTCATGGCGGTTTCTTACAAATGTAAACCCATGGCTTCCTATCTCTTGTCTGTCACTCAACTCAACCACCTAACCTCCCAAGAGAAAATTGAGCTTCTTATTGCCACCATATATAGTGACTTTTTTG ATATAAGTTTGAATATCTTGGAACATGATCCAACGTTGGCTACTACAATAGACGCAAAAAACAATAATGAGACAGCATTGCACGTCATGGCTAGAAAACCGTCAGCGATTAACGGTGGAGATCGAGTTAACCTTTGGAAAAGCTGTATCACTT CAGTGAAAGGGATCTCCaataataaagaagaagaaatgaagacATTAGCCCGTCAGCTAGTTGAATCATTATGGAAACATGCTGTATTTGAGTTGCCACAAAAGGAGTTGATGAGGTTCATTAGACATCCCTCAAGAGTGCTTCATGAAGCCGCCAGTGTAGGAAATGTGGAGTTTTTGGTATTACTCATTCGTAGATATCCAGATATAGTATGGGAAGAAGACGATGATGGTAAAAGTATATTTCACGTAGCAGTTGAGAATCGGCTGGAGGATGTGTTCAATCTAATATATGAGATTGGTGGGCTCAAGGATTTTTCTGCAAAATATCGAACCACTGTCAAAGGAAAGTATAACATTCTACATTTGGCTGCCAAACTAGCTGCTCCTAACCATCTCAATAGGGTCTCAGGAGCAGCCCTTCAAATGCAACGTGAATTAATTTGGTACAAG GAAGTGGAGAAGATAGTTCTACCATCCCAACTAGAGGCCAAATGTGATGATCCTCATAAGTTGACACCACGAGAGTTATTCATTAAAGAACACAAAGATCTTCGCAAAGATGGCGAGGCATGGATGAGAAACACAGCAAACTCATGCATGCTTGTTTCAACTTTAATTGCCACAGTAATATTTGCAGCAGCCTTCACAGTTCCTGGTGGTGATGATAGTGAAGGCACTCCTATATTTCAAAAGAAGTTTTGGTTCACTGTATTTGTTATATCAGATGCAGTTGCTTTAATCTCCTCTTCATCTTCTATTTTGGTGTTTTTGTCAATCCTAACTTCACGCTATGCAGAAGATGATTTCTTGCACTCATTGCCCTCTCAATTGCTCATTGGGTTCACTTCGTTGTTCATCTCTATAGTGTGCATGGTGGTAGCTTTTAGTTCAACCTTCTTTATGCACTACCACAATAATACAAATATGTGGGTTCCAACAACAGTGGCTACAACAACGATTGTTCCagttttatgtttttgtgtGCTTCAGTCTAAACTATGGGCCGATATATTCCACAATACCTATTTGTCTAAATATCTTTTCAAGCCCAGTCAACGTAAATTATCCTCATCATCTCGTATtacttctttcttttcatcatcTACTACTAGCCCTTCCGTTTTACCTCTACCCAACTCTATTGTTAGTCCTGAAATTAGTCCTGAGATTAGTCCTGAGATTAGTCCTGATTTCCCTTGA
- the LOC120092907 gene encoding ankyrin repeat-containing protein ITN1-like isoform X2 → MNPTQLTDQHASTFTFHLSDPSNSNIGHIPYSHPSKHNFDPSSFTFDHYNLEAPAPSNHTKDFVAEREERIISLEERINLYRAALKGDWESAESILVDNMSLLSASITRDKETALHIAAGAKHSVFVERLMEMITKEEVTTKNRHGNTALCFAAASGVVRIAELMVNKNNNLPLIRGFGDVTPLFMAVSYKCKPMASYLLSVTQLNHLTSQEKIELLIATIYSDFFDISLNILEHDPTLATTIDAKNNNETALHVMARKPSAINGGDRVNLWKSCITLKGISNNKEEEMKTLARQLVESLWKHAVFELPQKELMRFIRHPSRVLHEAASVGNVEFLVLLIRRYPDIVWEEDDDGKSIFHVAVENRLEDVFNLIYEIGGLKDFSAKYRTTVKGKYNILHLAAKLAAPNHLNRVSGAALQMQRELIWYKEVEKIVLPSQLEAKCDDPHKLTPRELFIKEHKDLRKDGEAWMRNTANSCMLVSTLIATVIFAAAFTVPGGDDSEGTPIFQKKFWFTVFVISDAVALISSSSSILVFLSILTSRYAEDDFLHSLPSQLLIGFTSLFISIVCMVVAFSSTFFMHYHNNTNMWVPTTVATTTIVPVLCFCVLQSKLWADIFHNTYLSKYLFKPSQRKLSSSSRITSFFSSSTTSPSVLPLPNSIVSPEISPEISPEISPDFP, encoded by the exons ATGAACCCTACACAGCTTACAGATCAACATGCCTCAACTTTTACTTTCCATCTTTCTGATCCCAGCAACTCAAATATTGGCCACATCCCATATTCACATCCCTCTAAACACAACTTCGATCCTTCGTCCTTTACATTTGACCACTACAATTTGGAAGCTCCCGCTCCCTCCAATCATACAAAAGACTTTGTCGCAGAAA GGGAAGAAAGAATTATAAGTCTTGAAGAAAGGATTAATTTGTATCGAGCTGCACTTAAGGGCGATTGGGAAAGCGCTGAATCTATATTGGTAGACAACATGAGTTTGTTAAGTGCTTCAATAACTCGAGACAAGGAGACAGCTCTCCATATTGCAGCTGGAGCCAAACACAGCGTCTTTGTGGAAAGGCTTATGGAAATGATTACCAAAGAGGAAGTTACTACGAAAAATAGACATGGAAATACTGCCTTATGCTTTGCTGCTGCTTCGGGAGTTGTAAGAATTGCTGAGCTGATGgttaacaaaaacaataatcTTCCCCTTATTCGTGGCTTTGGCGATGTTACTCCACTTTTCATGGCGGTTTCTTACAAATGTAAACCCATGGCTTCCTATCTCTTGTCTGTCACTCAACTCAACCACCTAACCTCCCAAGAGAAAATTGAGCTTCTTATTGCCACCATATATAGTGACTTTTTTG ATATAAGTTTGAATATCTTGGAACATGATCCAACGTTGGCTACTACAATAGACGCAAAAAACAATAATGAGACAGCATTGCACGTCATGGCTAGAAAACCGTCAGCGATTAACGGTGGAGATCGAGTTAACCTTTGGAAAAGCTGTATCACTT TGAAAGGGATCTCCaataataaagaagaagaaatgaagacATTAGCCCGTCAGCTAGTTGAATCATTATGGAAACATGCTGTATTTGAGTTGCCACAAAAGGAGTTGATGAGGTTCATTAGACATCCCTCAAGAGTGCTTCATGAAGCCGCCAGTGTAGGAAATGTGGAGTTTTTGGTATTACTCATTCGTAGATATCCAGATATAGTATGGGAAGAAGACGATGATGGTAAAAGTATATTTCACGTAGCAGTTGAGAATCGGCTGGAGGATGTGTTCAATCTAATATATGAGATTGGTGGGCTCAAGGATTTTTCTGCAAAATATCGAACCACTGTCAAAGGAAAGTATAACATTCTACATTTGGCTGCCAAACTAGCTGCTCCTAACCATCTCAATAGGGTCTCAGGAGCAGCCCTTCAAATGCAACGTGAATTAATTTGGTACAAG GAAGTGGAGAAGATAGTTCTACCATCCCAACTAGAGGCCAAATGTGATGATCCTCATAAGTTGACACCACGAGAGTTATTCATTAAAGAACACAAAGATCTTCGCAAAGATGGCGAGGCATGGATGAGAAACACAGCAAACTCATGCATGCTTGTTTCAACTTTAATTGCCACAGTAATATTTGCAGCAGCCTTCACAGTTCCTGGTGGTGATGATAGTGAAGGCACTCCTATATTTCAAAAGAAGTTTTGGTTCACTGTATTTGTTATATCAGATGCAGTTGCTTTAATCTCCTCTTCATCTTCTATTTTGGTGTTTTTGTCAATCCTAACTTCACGCTATGCAGAAGATGATTTCTTGCACTCATTGCCCTCTCAATTGCTCATTGGGTTCACTTCGTTGTTCATCTCTATAGTGTGCATGGTGGTAGCTTTTAGTTCAACCTTCTTTATGCACTACCACAATAATACAAATATGTGGGTTCCAACAACAGTGGCTACAACAACGATTGTTCCagttttatgtttttgtgtGCTTCAGTCTAAACTATGGGCCGATATATTCCACAATACCTATTTGTCTAAATATCTTTTCAAGCCCAGTCAACGTAAATTATCCTCATCATCTCGTATtacttctttcttttcatcatcTACTACTAGCCCTTCCGTTTTACCTCTACCCAACTCTATTGTTAGTCCTGAAATTAGTCCTGAGATTAGTCCTGAGATTAGTCCTGATTTCCCTTGA